One segment of Rubripirellula amarantea DNA contains the following:
- a CDS encoding ELWxxDGT repeat protein — MRRRKKTSRLQRKARRKSATLGLHGIEPLEPRNLLAVDFELLGDLNPTLSDQGSDPQSFVQVGSLTFFSANSAATGTELWRTDGTTAGTSVIDIREGFGSSFPDELINVGGTLFFSAQDEGGNTELWKSDGTVSGTVQVKNIFPAPSVYERNSSPSHLTNVNGTLFFSANDGVSGYELWKSDGTEAGTTRVADIAPGLLRSSPESLVNVDGTLFFTANDGTSGLELWKSDGTELGTTRVDDIEVGTSSSFPRELTNVDGTLVFTAYQSTHGRELWKSDGTTAGTERIADIAPGSGGAFPTSLTNVGGTVYFQANDFINGAELWKSDGTAAGTVLVKDIRTGTSGSNLNSITNVGGTVFFQATDGVTGAELWSSDGTDAGTTIVSDIFAGSSSSYAYRLTNVGGTLFFAARDGANGTELWKSDGTSAGTTLVNDINSGANGSNPNHITGIGTTLYFSADNGGSGVEPWTSDGTSVGTSLLKDIRVGSAGSNPYGLTDVSGELFFTANDGAAGNELWKTDGTAAGTNLVLDLQPGPYGAFPYYLTNVSGTLFFTTGSGPNTGEIWSSDGTSAGTSLVADIYPGGYTGSYPYYLTNVNGTLFFTADDGGYEGRELWKTDGTGAGTLMVADINQQYYESSYPYGLTNVGGILYFQANDGGAYEYQLFRSDGTAAGTYALVPSTTMSDPANFTDVNGTVFFSATGADGRELWKTDGTAAGTVLVKDIYSGAASSSPRQLTNIDGTLFFAANDGTHGHELWKSDGTAAGTVLVEDVRVGIEESRIFQITDVGGTAFFMADDGTNGIELWKSDGTSTGTSLVSDIYAGSKSARPNNFTVHDGTLYFSAHDGTLSNALWRINSSTQQAERLSDPASNPPQVRELASAGGDLFAVAISDAVSTELYRINESLLDAVDDWFVGPDSDISFNVFTNDTPPTGVIITATTEPSDGTLVDNGDGFFTYTPDPGFSGTDTFDYTIAYEPTELISGTASGGDRFGYSVDVDGDFAVVGSFLDDAGGITNSGSAFVYQRQGPSAWTQVAQLNGDLDATDAQGQFGWSVAIDGDTVVVSAQKDRDAGFQAGAAYVFQRNEGGADNWGRVTKIVGSDTVARDLFGRSIDVSGDTVVVGASVADPVGASSGAAYVFERNQGGAGNWGQVTKLTGSDQAAGDRFGQSVTIDGDLIAVGAFRHDGAGTDSGTAYVFERNQGGANTWGEIKTIEASDAAASDRFGFSLSIDGSTLAVGSPLDDTGGLNQLGSVYVYSQDEGGTNNWGQVTKLLDSNGAAGDRLGLSVAVEGNRIVAGSPQADGGGNSSGRAVLFEDVSGTWAQSRVLTNEEVTTADEYGISVAVSGNTAIVGSWLDNRPVNNSGGAYAFDLQTDTATVTVNVIAAPSESPLVENQSEMMVSEMVSVSYETVTPSVLHESPAGNFAAPGVQTSVRDQVFIEVVDGDDADDLETSIANIAEARLRAELV; from the coding sequence ATGCGTCGAAGAAAAAAGACTTCCCGTTTGCAACGCAAGGCACGCCGAAAGTCAGCGACCTTGGGACTTCATGGTATCGAGCCACTTGAGCCGCGCAATCTTCTCGCGGTCGACTTTGAATTGCTTGGCGACCTGAATCCCACGCTAAGCGATCAAGGTTCCGATCCTCAATCGTTCGTGCAAGTCGGATCGCTCACATTCTTTTCTGCCAACTCGGCAGCGACAGGTACCGAGTTGTGGCGTACTGATGGCACCACCGCCGGTACCAGCGTGATCGACATTCGAGAAGGCTTCGGCAGCTCGTTTCCTGATGAACTGATCAATGTCGGAGGCACACTGTTTTTTTCAGCGCAGGACGAAGGTGGCAATACGGAGCTTTGGAAGTCAGACGGAACCGTTTCGGGGACTGTTCAAGTGAAGAACATTTTCCCAGCTCCCAGCGTCTATGAACGTAATTCATCACCGAGTCATTTAACGAATGTCAACGGAACTTTGTTCTTTTCGGCGAATGATGGAGTGAGCGGGTATGAGCTCTGGAAGAGCGACGGTACGGAGGCGGGAACGACGCGCGTCGCCGATATTGCGCCTGGCCTGCTGAGATCTAGTCCCGAGTCACTCGTCAACGTTGATGGCACCTTGTTCTTTACGGCCAACGATGGCACCAGCGGCCTAGAGCTCTGGAAAAGCGATGGTACCGAACTGGGAACGACTCGGGTTGACGACATCGAGGTGGGGACTTCGTCATCTTTCCCCAGGGAACTAACCAACGTTGACGGCACGCTTGTTTTTACCGCTTATCAGTCCACTCATGGCCGAGAGTTGTGGAAGAGCGACGGCACGACGGCCGGGACGGAACGGATCGCGGATATCGCACCGGGCAGCGGTGGTGCATTCCCGACTTCGTTAACGAATGTTGGAGGCACGGTCTACTTTCAAGCCAACGATTTCATCAACGGAGCTGAGCTGTGGAAGAGCGACGGTACCGCTGCGGGGACAGTACTGGTCAAAGACATTCGTACCGGTACTAGCGGTTCCAATTTAAACTCAATCACCAATGTTGGTGGAACGGTGTTCTTTCAGGCAACGGATGGTGTCACCGGAGCCGAGCTGTGGAGCAGTGACGGAACGGATGCGGGAACGACGATTGTCAGCGACATATTCGCGGGAAGCTCTTCATCCTATGCGTATCGACTGACGAACGTAGGTGGAACTCTTTTCTTCGCCGCGCGCGATGGCGCCAATGGCACTGAGCTTTGGAAGAGCGATGGCACTTCGGCTGGCACCACCTTGGTCAATGACATCAACTCTGGTGCAAACGGATCAAACCCAAATCACATCACTGGAATCGGGACGACGCTCTACTTTTCTGCCGATAATGGCGGCAGTGGGGTGGAGCCCTGGACGAGCGATGGGACGTCCGTGGGCACCTCCTTGCTGAAGGATATTCGCGTCGGCAGCGCGGGGTCTAATCCCTATGGGTTAACCGACGTCAGCGGCGAGTTGTTCTTTACGGCTAATGATGGAGCAGCGGGCAACGAGTTGTGGAAGACTGACGGAACCGCGGCGGGAACAAATCTCGTGCTGGATCTTCAGCCCGGTCCATATGGAGCGTTCCCTTACTACCTCACAAACGTCAGTGGCACACTGTTCTTTACGACAGGCAGTGGGCCCAATACCGGAGAAATTTGGTCGAGTGACGGGACGAGTGCGGGCACTAGCCTCGTCGCAGACATCTACCCCGGTGGCTACACCGGCTCATATCCCTACTATCTGACGAACGTTAACGGAACGCTCTTCTTTACCGCCGATGACGGGGGATACGAAGGACGCGAGCTGTGGAAGACGGATGGCACAGGTGCTGGCACGCTGATGGTGGCCGACATCAACCAACAGTACTACGAGAGTTCCTATCCCTATGGGCTGACGAACGTTGGCGGGATTCTCTACTTTCAAGCGAACGACGGCGGTGCATACGAATACCAGCTCTTTCGCAGCGATGGTACAGCAGCGGGAACATACGCGCTTGTTCCGTCTACGACCATGAGTGACCCTGCCAACTTCACTGACGTCAATGGAACCGTCTTTTTCTCGGCCACCGGCGCGGACGGTCGTGAGCTTTGGAAGACCGACGGGACCGCGGCCGGAACGGTTCTTGTCAAAGACATCTATTCGGGTGCAGCCAGCTCTTCGCCCCGTCAGTTGACCAATATTGACGGAACACTGTTCTTTGCCGCCAACGATGGAACACACGGGCACGAGTTGTGGAAAAGCGATGGCACGGCAGCCGGAACGGTCTTGGTGGAAGACGTTCGTGTTGGAATCGAGGAGTCTCGCATTTTCCAAATTACCGATGTGGGTGGCACAGCGTTCTTCATGGCCGATGACGGCACGAACGGGATAGAGCTTTGGAAGAGTGATGGAACTTCTACCGGCACATCTCTGGTGTCCGACATTTACGCGGGCAGTAAGAGCGCGAGACCAAACAACTTTACCGTGCACGATGGAACACTGTATTTCAGCGCTCATGATGGAACGCTTTCCAATGCGCTGTGGCGAATCAACTCGTCAACTCAGCAAGCTGAACGGTTATCAGATCCGGCGTCGAATCCACCTCAAGTGCGAGAGTTAGCATCCGCCGGTGGAGATCTCTTTGCCGTGGCAATTTCGGACGCTGTTAGTACGGAGTTGTATCGCATCAACGAGTCATTGCTTGATGCGGTGGATGATTGGTTCGTTGGTCCCGACTCGGATATTAGTTTCAATGTCTTCACCAACGACACGCCGCCAACCGGGGTGATCATCACTGCGACGACTGAGCCAAGTGATGGGACGCTTGTTGACAACGGGGACGGTTTCTTCACGTACACGCCGGATCCTGGTTTTTCCGGCACTGATACGTTTGACTACACAATCGCCTATGAACCCACTGAACTGATCAGTGGAACCGCATCAGGCGGTGACCGCTTTGGGTACTCCGTTGACGTTGACGGAGACTTTGCGGTCGTTGGATCGTTCCTGGATGATGCGGGCGGTATCACTAACTCGGGATCTGCGTTCGTCTACCAGCGACAAGGACCATCCGCTTGGACTCAGGTCGCACAACTCAATGGCGATCTTGACGCTACTGATGCGCAAGGACAGTTCGGCTGGAGTGTTGCCATTGACGGAGACACGGTCGTTGTCAGTGCTCAAAAGGATCGTGACGCCGGGTTCCAAGCAGGGGCTGCTTACGTCTTTCAGCGTAATGAGGGAGGCGCCGATAACTGGGGGCGAGTCACAAAGATCGTTGGTAGCGACACGGTTGCGCGTGACCTGTTCGGAAGGTCGATTGATGTTTCTGGGGACACGGTTGTTGTTGGCGCGAGTGTTGCGGATCCTGTGGGAGCTTCCTCGGGCGCGGCGTATGTTTTTGAACGCAACCAGGGCGGCGCTGGTAATTGGGGACAAGTCACGAAACTCACTGGTAGCGATCAGGCAGCCGGCGATCGCTTTGGGCAATCCGTAACGATCGATGGCGACCTGATTGCCGTTGGTGCGTTCCGTCACGACGGCGCGGGAACCGATTCAGGTACTGCTTATGTTTTCGAAAGAAACCAGGGTGGGGCTAACACTTGGGGAGAAATCAAAACGATCGAGGCATCCGATGCGGCGGCAAGCGATCGCTTTGGATTCAGCCTCAGTATCGATGGCTCCACGCTTGCGGTGGGCTCTCCGCTTGATGACACCGGTGGCCTCAATCAGCTGGGATCGGTTTACGTTTATTCCCAAGACGAAGGAGGCACGAACAATTGGGGGCAAGTGACGAAGCTACTTGATTCAAACGGCGCCGCAGGGGATCGGCTGGGGCTTTCGGTAGCCGTGGAAGGCAATCGAATCGTGGCTGGATCACCGCAGGCCGACGGCGGTGGAAACTCGTCGGGTCGCGCCGTGCTGTTTGAGGATGTTTCCGGAACGTGGGCACAGTCACGCGTTTTGACGAACGAAGAGGTGACAACGGCAGACGAGTACGGGATCTCGGTTGCGGTCAGTGGCAACACTGCGATTGTGGGTTCGTGGCTGGACAATCGCCCGGTCAACAATTCGGGCGGGGCGTATGCGTTTGATTTGCAGACTGATACGGCGACGGTGACCGTTAACGTCATCGCGGCGCCTTCTGAATCGCCTCTTGTTGAAAATCAATCTGAGATGATGGTGAGTGAGATGGTGAGTGTCTCGTACGAAACCGTCACTCCGTCGGTCTTGCATGAGAGTCCCGCTGGCAATTTCGCAGCACCAGGTGTTCAGACGTCGGTTCGCGATCAAGTGTTTATCGAAGTCGTTGATGGCGATGATGCTGATGACCTTGAAACTTCCATTGCCAATATCGCTGAGGCTCGATTGAGAGCGGAGTTGGTGTAG
- a CDS encoding GntR family transcriptional regulator, whose amino-acid sequence MQHRKETASQTYSVANTLCHELQKSYSDFKNDAVEDLYRKKLDTAPSIAYCTTYRSTVVRLVLLKIQIITGGKVPIYRQIVDQIRSSIGARSLDVGDPLPSVRSLATELVVNPNTVAKAYSALVQDGVIESQQGRGYFVAQRREIYTRKERNRRLEEAIGPFLAEAVTLGFDENEIVSEIRKHFQKLAQR is encoded by the coding sequence GTGCAGCATCGCAAAGAGACAGCGTCGCAAACGTACAGCGTCGCAAACACGCTCTGTCATGAACTGCAAAAGTCGTATTCGGACTTCAAGAACGACGCCGTTGAAGATCTCTACCGAAAAAAACTTGACACCGCTCCCTCGATCGCCTACTGTACCACTTACCGCAGTACAGTAGTGAGGCTGGTTTTGCTTAAGATTCAAATCATCACCGGTGGGAAGGTTCCCATCTATCGCCAAATCGTCGACCAGATCCGGTCATCGATTGGAGCGAGAAGCCTTGACGTGGGCGATCCCCTTCCAAGTGTGCGTTCCCTAGCAACGGAATTGGTGGTCAATCCCAATACGGTCGCCAAAGCCTACTCCGCACTCGTTCAAGATGGCGTGATCGAGAGCCAGCAGGGGCGTGGGTACTTTGTGGCTCAACGCCGCGAAATCTACACCAGGAAAGAACGCAACCGACGACTCGAAGAAGCGATCGGTCCGTTCTTGGCTGAGGCCGTCACACTTGGTTTTGATGAGAATGAGATTGTTTCCGAAATCAGAAAGCACTTTCAAAAACTCGCTCAGCGATAG
- a CDS encoding ELWxxDGT repeat protein: protein MFRRRQPPRPNPSRRRLSLEPLERRRMLAVDFELLGDINAVLKMESSSPQHFTEVGSTLYFTAETSRYGRELWKTDGTASGTILVHDINAGIYSSGPYNLTNVAGTLYFRAYDGVNGTELWASDGTAAGTTVVKDILGGSGSSFPSNLTNVDGTLFFTANDGTNGIELWTSDGTATGTTMLDDIRAGIASASPASLINFGGTLFFSANDGVNGIELWTSDGTAAGTSIVSDIRPGISGAYPTNPTEFNGSLFFAASDGVNGNELWTSDGTASGTTLVSDIRLGIAGAYPSYLTNVGGTLYFRANDGTTGTELWTSDGTATGTTLVSNINSGSSSSDPKQLTNVDGTLYFRANDGSNGLELWTSDGTSVGTTLVSDIRTGVNGSSPSYLTDIGGVLYFRAYDGINGNQLWTSDGTAAGTIMVSNISNGVTGSSSLRLTGFAGAIYFSANDGTYGDELWTTDGTAAGTALVKDIHVESLGSNPNKLTNVGGTLHFLANDGVHGNELWASDGTAGGTGLVSDILAGSSSSSPSSLSNVGGNLFFAPNDGVHGNELWTSDGTAVGTSLVSDIFPGSSGSNPSRFTDAGGTVYFSANNGTNGTELWTSDGTAAGTTLVSDIHPGSLGSNPQSLIGLGGTLFFVANDGTNGFELWTSDGTAAGTSMVVDLRAGSSGSGVSNLVEMNGSLFFSATDGVSGTELWTSDGTAAGTYLVSDINAGNNGSSPFNLTNVDGALFFTAYDGVNGVELWTSDGTSAGTTLVSDIFAGPSSSGTSNLTEVDGTLFFTATDGTHGTELWTSDGTAAGTTLVSDIRVGSSSSTPSVLNNVGGVLYFKALDDEFGSGLWRVDESDQTVERLVDSNNDFPQISSILGIGNELFVVGSSPEFGTELYFLAESDDDDQIGEASSLSIGTTPGELETLLGGEADVDIYGFFADADDVFVIDIDSPVGNLDSLLKVFNASGSELASSDNDVGPSPEYSSSEAYLKFTAPASGTFYVAVTRSSNLSFDASSGSGDEFQSVSTNDAYDLIFEQWSPSAEDDFVATTESTSSVISVLGNDTPTGEVTIIERNSAANGSVTNNGDGTLTYTPDLGFTGTDTFDYTIALRDVELVNPVADSGDRLGYSVDVDGDFAVVGAYLDDPGGLTNAGSAFIYERIGATAWTMVAQLNGDLDPSDAQSNFGFSVAIDGDTVVVGAQYDRDLGFQAGAAYVFDRNEGGLNQWGRVAKLSGNDTVKRDLFGRSVDISGDTVVVGASVADPLGASSGAAYVFDRNSGGAGAWGQTKKLLGSTQSAGDRFGQSVSIDADLIAVGAFRHDGVGNDSGAVYVYSRDQGGVDNWGEVKAIEASDAAAADQFGYSVSLDGTSLAIGSPLDDEAGVNQLGSVYVYSQDEGGTGNWGQVTKLTADDVEAGDRFGTSVALAADRIVAGSPWADDGGNRSGRAYAFENIAGTWTQTRVLTNDEVTTADQYGIAVAVDGDVAVIGSWLDNRPDNNSGGAYAFDLQTDTATVSVTVGPASSEIALRFDVQEDSDDAENSRDVRPETIQQAKAFILADSSKRMSVRETLFTSDFDMSDDETLDDLLLELAVATIDSRLA from the coding sequence ATGTTTCGACGTCGCCAACCGCCCCGCCCCAACCCGTCTCGCCGCCGCTTGTCGCTGGAACCGCTAGAGCGAAGACGGATGCTAGCCGTTGATTTTGAGTTGCTTGGCGACATCAATGCGGTACTTAAGATGGAGAGTTCGAGCCCGCAGCATTTTACGGAAGTGGGATCGACACTCTATTTTACGGCCGAGACTTCTCGCTATGGGCGCGAGCTGTGGAAAACGGACGGGACCGCGTCGGGGACCATTTTGGTTCACGACATCAATGCTGGAATCTACAGTTCCGGTCCCTACAATCTTACTAACGTCGCTGGCACGCTGTACTTCAGAGCGTACGACGGAGTCAATGGAACGGAACTCTGGGCTAGCGATGGGACTGCGGCAGGCACCACGGTGGTCAAAGACATTCTTGGTGGAAGCGGTAGTTCGTTTCCGTCGAATCTGACGAACGTCGATGGCACTCTGTTCTTCACGGCGAATGACGGCACTAACGGTATCGAATTGTGGACCAGCGATGGGACTGCGACAGGCACGACAATGCTCGACGACATTCGCGCCGGAATCGCTAGCGCTTCACCCGCCAGCCTGATCAATTTCGGTGGTACGTTGTTTTTCTCTGCAAACGACGGAGTCAACGGAATTGAACTATGGACTAGCGATGGAACCGCTGCTGGCACAAGCATCGTCAGCGACATTCGCCCAGGAATTTCTGGGGCTTATCCCACAAACCCAACTGAGTTCAACGGTTCGCTCTTCTTCGCTGCCAGTGACGGAGTCAACGGAAATGAACTATGGACAAGCGACGGAACGGCATCGGGCACGACCTTGGTCAGTGACATTCGCTTGGGGATTGCTGGCGCCTACCCCTCGTATCTAACAAACGTCGGTGGCACGTTGTATTTCCGCGCCAATGACGGCACCACGGGAACTGAATTGTGGACGAGTGACGGGACTGCCACCGGCACGACGCTGGTGAGCAACATCAATAGCGGAAGTTCTAGCTCCGACCCGAAGCAGTTGACCAACGTCGATGGCACGCTGTACTTTCGCGCCAATGATGGCAGCAATGGTCTTGAATTGTGGACCAGCGATGGCACCTCGGTTGGCACGACTCTAGTCAGCGATATTCGGACAGGCGTCAACGGCTCTTCGCCCTCGTACCTTACAGATATCGGTGGCGTTCTGTACTTCAGAGCCTACGACGGAATCAACGGAAACCAGCTGTGGACAAGTGACGGGACCGCCGCTGGCACAATCATGGTTAGCAATATCTCCAATGGAGTCACTGGCTCGTCGTCGTTGCGTTTAACCGGCTTTGCTGGCGCAATTTACTTCAGTGCCAATGACGGTACCTATGGGGACGAACTGTGGACAACTGACGGGACCGCCGCTGGCACGGCGTTGGTCAAAGACATTCACGTTGAAAGTCTTGGTTCCAATCCCAACAAACTTACCAACGTCGGTGGCACGTTGCACTTTCTTGCCAATGATGGCGTCCATGGAAACGAACTGTGGGCCAGCGATGGGACGGCAGGTGGCACTGGTTTGGTCAGCGACATTCTGGCCGGAAGTTCCAGTTCATCTCCCTCTAGTTTAAGCAACGTCGGCGGCAATCTATTTTTCGCTCCCAATGACGGCGTCCATGGAAACGAGCTGTGGACCAGCGATGGGACGGCAGTCGGCACATCTTTGGTCAGCGACATTTTCCCAGGTAGCTCCGGTTCAAATCCATCGAGATTTACCGACGCCGGTGGCACGGTTTACTTTAGCGCGAATAATGGCACCAACGGTACTGAATTGTGGACCAGCGACGGGACAGCGGCTGGAACGACCTTGGTCAGCGATATTCACCCTGGAAGCCTCGGATCAAATCCGCAATCTCTCATAGGCCTGGGTGGCACCCTATTCTTCGTAGCCAACGACGGCACCAATGGATTTGAACTATGGACCAGTGATGGGACCGCTGCGGGAACTTCTATGGTTGTCGATTTAAGAGCCGGAAGCAGCGGTTCAGGAGTGAGCAACCTAGTTGAAATGAATGGCTCACTTTTCTTCAGCGCCACCGATGGCGTGAGCGGAACTGAACTGTGGACAAGTGATGGCACCGCTGCGGGAACCTATCTAGTCAGCGATATCAATGCCGGCAATAACGGTTCGTCGCCATTCAATCTGACGAACGTCGATGGTGCCCTTTTCTTTACAGCATACGATGGTGTTAACGGAGTTGAATTGTGGACCAGCGATGGGACTTCCGCTGGCACGACTTTGGTGAGCGACATTTTCGCTGGGCCGAGTAGTTCCGGCACCAGCAACCTGACCGAAGTCGATGGCACGCTTTTCTTCACCGCCACTGACGGGACTCACGGAACCGAGCTATGGACGAGCGATGGGACCGCTGCTGGCACAACCCTAGTCAGCGACATTCGCGTTGGAAGTTCCAGCTCAACTCCTTCGGTTCTCAACAACGTCGGCGGAGTCTTGTATTTCAAAGCTTTGGATGACGAATTTGGCAGCGGCCTGTGGCGAGTGGACGAGAGCGATCAAACCGTTGAACGACTGGTTGACTCCAACAATGACTTCCCACAAATTTCGTCGATCCTAGGCATTGGCAATGAGCTGTTCGTCGTCGGAAGCAGCCCAGAATTTGGGACAGAGCTATACTTTCTTGCTGAATCGGATGACGACGATCAGATCGGCGAAGCCTCATCGTTGTCCATCGGAACCACCCCCGGCGAACTTGAAACGCTACTAGGTGGGGAGGCAGATGTCGACATATATGGCTTTTTCGCCGACGCGGACGATGTCTTTGTCATCGACATCGATAGCCCCGTTGGAAATCTCGATTCGTTGCTGAAAGTATTTAATGCTTCAGGAAGCGAATTGGCGTCGAGCGATAATGATGTGGGGCCAAGCCCAGAGTATTCCAGCAGCGAAGCTTACTTGAAGTTTACTGCTCCAGCGAGCGGTACGTTCTACGTCGCTGTCACGCGGTCTAGCAACTTGAGTTTCGATGCCAGTAGTGGCTCCGGTGACGAATTTCAAAGCGTGTCGACAAACGATGCTTACGACTTAATCTTTGAACAATGGTCGCCTTCGGCGGAGGATGACTTCGTCGCGACCACCGAGAGCACTTCCTCTGTGATCTCTGTTCTTGGCAACGACACACCCACGGGTGAAGTCACGATTATTGAGCGCAATAGCGCAGCCAATGGCTCCGTCACCAACAACGGCGATGGCACATTGACGTACACTCCCGATCTTGGGTTCACGGGCACGGACACGTTCGACTACACGATCGCGCTTCGGGATGTGGAACTGGTCAATCCTGTTGCTGACAGCGGTGATCGGTTGGGTTACTCGGTCGACGTTGACGGCGACTTTGCGGTTGTCGGTGCTTACTTGGATGACCCCGGCGGGTTGACCAACGCGGGGTCCGCGTTCATCTACGAACGAATTGGCGCGACTGCGTGGACAATGGTGGCTCAGCTCAATGGTGATCTCGACCCGAGTGATGCGCAGTCCAACTTCGGCTTCAGTGTTGCCATCGATGGCGACACTGTGGTGGTGGGTGCTCAGTACGACCGCGACCTTGGTTTTCAAGCGGGTGCGGCTTATGTCTTTGATCGAAACGAAGGTGGGCTCAATCAATGGGGCAGGGTGGCAAAGCTGTCAGGCAATGACACCGTCAAGCGAGACTTGTTTGGACGGTCCGTAGATATCTCGGGCGACACAGTGGTGGTCGGTGCAAGTGTTGCCGATCCGTTGGGCGCTTCCTCCGGTGCGGCTTACGTGTTTGATCGCAACTCTGGTGGCGCGGGCGCATGGGGGCAAACCAAGAAATTGCTCGGCAGTACGCAATCGGCGGGTGATCGCTTCGGTCAATCGGTTTCGATCGACGCGGATCTGATCGCCGTAGGCGCTTTCCGGCACGATGGCGTGGGTAACGACAGCGGCGCTGTCTACGTTTACTCACGCGATCAGGGTGGTGTCGACAACTGGGGTGAAGTCAAAGCGATCGAGGCATCCGATGCCGCGGCGGCGGACCAGTTTGGTTACAGCGTTTCTCTCGATGGCACGTCGCTCGCGATCGGTTCACCACTGGACGATGAAGCGGGCGTGAACCAACTGGGCTCGGTTTATGTGTACTCGCAAGACGAAGGTGGCACTGGTAACTGGGGCCAAGTCACCAAGCTGACCGCCGACGATGTCGAAGCGGGTGACCGATTCGGAACCTCCGTCGCTCTCGCGGCCGATCGCATCGTCGCCGGATCACCCTGGGCCGACGACGGAGGCAACCGCTCCGGCCGCGCGTACGCATTCGAGAACATCGCTGGGACCTGGACTCAAACGAGAGTCCTGACCAACGACGAAGTCACCACCGCCGATCAGTACGGCATCGCAGTTGCCGTTGACGGCGACGTTGCCGTGATCGGTTCATGGCTGGACAATCGCCCGGATAACAACTCCGGAGGAGCGTATGCCTTCGATTTGCAGACCGACACCGCGACGGTGTCCGTGACGGTTGGTCCAGCGAGTTCTGAAATAGCGTTGCGTTTTGACGTGCAAGAAGACAGCGACGACGCCGAAAATTCGCGAGATGTTCGCCCTGAGACGATCCAGCAAGCAAAGGCGTTTATTCTTGCCGACTCTTCAAAGAGGATGTCCGTTCGCGAAACGCTGTTCACGTCTGACTTCGATATGAGCGATGACGAAACACTTGACGATTTGTTGCTGGAACTGGCGGTGGCAACCATCGATTCCCGACTCGCTTAA
- a CDS encoding GNAT family N-acetyltransferase: protein MNLLVFEANLHDPTHASGLVDVLDAYACDPKGGGQPLPADVKDRLVPALIEHPASLVLLASVDEQIVGTATCFLGFSTFQARPLLNVHDLAVIPEYRGRGIGRALLACAEASALARGCCKLTLEVQDDNPKARGLYTSFGFENFVVGDSAPTRFMAKPIP from the coding sequence TTGAATTTGCTTGTTTTTGAAGCCAATTTGCATGACCCGACCCACGCCAGCGGATTGGTCGACGTACTTGATGCCTATGCGTGCGATCCCAAGGGAGGTGGCCAGCCTTTACCCGCAGACGTCAAGGATCGCTTAGTGCCCGCTCTGATTGAGCATCCCGCTTCGCTAGTGCTGTTAGCTTCGGTTGATGAACAGATCGTTGGCACGGCGACCTGCTTCCTTGGTTTTTCAACCTTTCAGGCTCGGCCACTGCTAAACGTCCACGATCTAGCGGTCATCCCCGAGTATCGCGGCCGAGGCATTGGCCGGGCATTGCTCGCTTGCGCGGAAGCATCTGCACTCGCACGAGGTTGCTGTAAGTTGACTTTAGAAGTTCAAGACGACAACCCAAAGGCACGCGGGTTGTACACCAGCTTCGGTTTCGAAAACTTTGTCGTTGGTGATTCAGCACCGACGCGTTTCATGGCAAAGCCGATCCCATAA